A section of the Mycobacterium sp. 3519A genome encodes:
- a CDS encoding TetR/AcrR family transcriptional regulator, which yields MLDAAEAVLDRDGVDGVTIRAVAQRAEVSPMSVYNRFANKDGLIVALAMRTLEQLAQAIEVPTDIDPVERFASACRNYRAFALRYPARYSLIFGAGSPLEDQSSEVARAGHAVFTVLVELIRAMKSSASEQESAQDAQAVWSAIHGAVTIEQTGIGQTPDATDTFEHMLDLFIHSLASGRRHSQTTSPGVLSGRSPRQLG from the coding sequence TTGCTCGACGCGGCCGAGGCCGTGCTGGATCGCGATGGCGTCGACGGTGTGACGATCCGTGCCGTCGCGCAGCGCGCCGAAGTCTCGCCGATGAGCGTGTACAACCGGTTCGCCAACAAAGACGGTCTGATCGTCGCACTGGCCATGCGGACACTCGAGCAGTTGGCCCAGGCGATCGAGGTACCAACCGACATTGATCCGGTTGAACGTTTCGCTTCGGCATGCCGGAACTATCGCGCGTTCGCCCTGCGCTATCCGGCCCGATATTCGTTGATCTTCGGCGCGGGCAGTCCGCTCGAAGACCAATCGTCTGAGGTCGCGCGCGCTGGTCACGCGGTGTTCACCGTCCTCGTGGAGTTGATTCGCGCGATGAAAAGCTCGGCGTCGGAACAGGAGTCAGCGCAAGATGCACAAGCCGTCTGGAGTGCAATCCATGGTGCCGTGACCATCGAACAGACCGGCATCGGTCAGACACCCGACGCCACGGATACCTTTGAACACATGCTCGACCTGTTCATCCACAGCCTCGCATCCGGCCGGCGTCATTCCCAGACGACTTCGCCGGGCGTCTTGTCAGGTCGAAGTCCGCGCCAACTCGGTTGA
- a CDS encoding alpha/beta hydrolase — protein sequence MTNVVFIHGLWISHTAWQPWIEHFTTNGHHAIAPAWPGEFATADETRRGATEQAGYGIDELTEHFADVIAEFDTPPVVIGHSFGGLIAQKLLGQNKVAAAIAIDPAPIKGVKPLPFAQLRSAFPVLGNPLNKGRAKALTQAQWRYGFGNALTVEESDALWEQWSIPSPGKPLFEAATANFSPKSPAKVDTANSNRGPLLITGGSADHTVPLVSAKAAYGLYKNSSAVTDFHEFEGRGHSLTIDHGWRDVADTALAWMAQRQADIAA from the coding sequence ATGACCAACGTCGTCTTCATCCACGGGCTCTGGATCTCCCATACCGCCTGGCAGCCATGGATCGAACACTTCACCACCAACGGCCATCACGCGATCGCCCCTGCCTGGCCGGGCGAATTCGCGACCGCCGACGAGACGCGGCGGGGCGCCACGGAGCAAGCGGGATACGGCATCGACGAGCTGACCGAACACTTCGCCGACGTCATCGCCGAGTTCGATACCCCGCCGGTGGTGATCGGCCATTCCTTCGGCGGCCTGATCGCCCAGAAGCTGTTGGGGCAGAACAAGGTGGCCGCCGCAATCGCGATCGACCCGGCTCCGATCAAGGGCGTGAAGCCGCTGCCTTTCGCCCAGTTGCGCTCGGCCTTCCCCGTCCTGGGCAACCCGCTCAACAAAGGACGCGCCAAGGCACTGACGCAGGCGCAGTGGCGATACGGCTTCGGTAACGCGTTGACCGTCGAGGAGTCGGACGCCCTGTGGGAGCAATGGTCGATCCCCTCGCCAGGCAAACCGCTGTTCGAAGCCGCGACGGCGAACTTCTCGCCGAAGTCACCCGCGAAGGTCGACACCGCCAACAGCAATCGCGGGCCATTGCTGATCACCGGCGGCTCCGCCGACCACACCGTGCCATTGGTGTCGGCGAAAGCGGCTTACGGCCTGTACAAAAATTCGTCTGCCGTGACCGATTTCCACGAATTCGAAGGCCGTGGCCACTCGCTGACCATCGACCACGGATGGCGTGATGTCGCCGACACCGCTCTCGCGTGGATGGCCCAGCGGCAGGCCGACATCGCAGCATGA
- a CDS encoding glyoxalase, which translates to MTVRVDELQIADPSQVWTGAGFSVDSDAVCRVGGVRIRLGGRGAGIVGWSLSGAPSDSQDLDGIPTTWSTPVSAAPAAHANGVTAIDHVVLMSPDLSRTVAALAAVGAARRRERDAELGGQAIRQVFFRLGEVILEVVGSPDTAADGPSRLWGITFEVADIDATAAYFGDRTTPVKDAVQPGRRITTLRHRDLRMSVPTAMISARH; encoded by the coding sequence ATGACAGTCAGGGTCGACGAGTTGCAAATCGCTGATCCGTCGCAGGTTTGGACGGGAGCAGGTTTCTCCGTCGACTCCGATGCCGTCTGCCGTGTCGGCGGCGTCCGCATCCGACTGGGCGGGCGCGGCGCCGGGATCGTCGGATGGTCGTTGAGCGGCGCGCCGTCGGACAGTCAGGACCTCGACGGCATCCCGACGACGTGGTCGACGCCGGTCAGCGCAGCGCCCGCCGCTCACGCCAACGGCGTCACCGCGATCGACCATGTCGTGCTGATGTCGCCCGATCTGAGCCGGACGGTCGCAGCGCTGGCCGCGGTCGGTGCCGCCCGGCGGCGTGAGCGCGATGCGGAACTCGGCGGACAAGCGATCCGCCAGGTGTTCTTTCGGCTGGGCGAGGTGATCCTCGAAGTCGTCGGTTCGCCGGACACCGCAGCCGACGGGCCTTCGCGGCTGTGGGGAATCACGTTCGAAGTTGCGGACATCGACGCCACCGCCGCGTACTTCGGTGACCGCACGACGCCGGTGAAGGACGCGGTGCAGCCCGGACGCCGGATCACCACGCTTCGGCATCGCGATCTCCGGATGTCGGTGCCGACCGCGATGATCTCGGCGCGCCACTAG
- a CDS encoding serine/threonine-protein kinase, which translates to MPSGIASELAAAGFEDAVEIGRGGSGVVYRCHQKALGRSVAIKVLASDLDEDDRERFLREGYAMGALSGHPNIVNILQVGVTESNRPFIVMPYHSANSLAERVRREGRIGWPEALRIGVKLCGALETAHRTGTLHRDIKPANVLVNDYGEPQMSDFGTARIVGGYKTVTGFFTGTLSYTAPEVLGGKPPTVAADVYSLGATIYALIAGRAPHERNADEELIAHYLRITSTPVPDLRPAGIPPDICAAIEKAMAIEPAERYASAEDFGHALQLAQRHNGLPTDPMALSEPGGHHEQAGQDYAMSVPPTQLESSGGGSPPTGVLSGEATASTPPPNPNMFARTASVSASSLPWQALNPPPPAQPAPPPSAPPKDGNRKKLLIAAGAIAAVLVLVVASVFIVTSSRHSGGGEAAPPSPPTTEPPPAWKPIADAPAATYASAATEADGTIWIFGGMGADNRLLGGHEGYDPAIDSWKSGDDLPVPVQHAMSATWQDTPVVVGGWRTEGADSKVATDRVWRVVNSRWTELPPLLQPRAAAAAAVVGDRIIVTGGVGADDKPLATTEIFDGTSWKLGAPIPTARQLAGAASDGKLVYVLGGSTGAADVATVEAYDPATDTWTTLPEMPGRRSDLGVAYADGRLVAVGGMSGGQPSKSVVALDLMTQSWSGLPDLGTARHGMAVAGVGKTVYAIGGSTGPGDSQITASAEALRLAPRKPQPAPAWQSLPDAPTARLMMAWTVQDGKIWVAGGIREGETLQTVESFDPKTGVWQTQPPLPVPLHHATGATYRGEVVVIGGATDQIAEASNKVFALRGGTWTELPALQHARAAAGAAVVGDKLVVVGGQNNKQLVPQTEVFDGKSWTQAADLPTPREHLAAVSDGTYVYAVGGRMLSADENSAALERYDPASGNWEKLADMPTPRGSYGATFIDGRIVAVGGEEPTRVLATVEMYDVTNGKWSEAAPLGTPRHGQVVAADGSAVYCIGGADRPSHEGAIATVEELEFI; encoded by the coding sequence ATGCCGAGCGGAATAGCGTCTGAGCTGGCAGCCGCCGGTTTTGAGGACGCGGTCGAAATCGGTCGAGGGGGATCCGGCGTCGTCTACCGCTGCCATCAGAAGGCCCTCGGGCGAAGTGTGGCCATCAAGGTGCTCGCGTCCGATCTGGACGAAGACGACCGGGAACGTTTCCTGCGCGAGGGCTACGCGATGGGCGCGCTGTCCGGCCATCCGAACATCGTGAACATCCTTCAAGTCGGTGTCACCGAAAGTAACCGGCCGTTCATCGTGATGCCTTATCACTCAGCCAATTCCCTCGCGGAACGGGTGCGGCGGGAGGGCCGGATCGGGTGGCCCGAGGCGTTGCGCATCGGCGTGAAATTGTGCGGGGCGCTGGAAACCGCGCACCGGACAGGCACCTTGCACCGCGACATCAAGCCCGCCAATGTTCTGGTCAACGACTACGGCGAACCGCAGATGAGCGACTTCGGCACGGCGCGCATCGTCGGCGGATACAAAACGGTGACAGGGTTTTTCACCGGCACCCTGTCCTACACCGCGCCCGAGGTACTCGGCGGAAAGCCGCCGACGGTGGCCGCCGACGTCTACTCACTGGGCGCGACGATCTACGCGTTGATCGCGGGCAGGGCCCCGCATGAGCGCAACGCTGACGAGGAACTCATCGCGCACTATCTGCGGATCACCTCGACGCCGGTGCCGGACCTGCGGCCCGCAGGCATCCCGCCTGACATCTGCGCCGCCATCGAGAAGGCGATGGCGATCGAACCGGCCGAACGCTACGCATCTGCGGAGGATTTCGGCCACGCGTTGCAATTGGCCCAGCGGCACAACGGCTTACCGACCGATCCGATGGCGCTCAGCGAGCCGGGCGGCCACCACGAGCAGGCCGGCCAGGATTACGCGATGTCGGTGCCGCCGACTCAGCTCGAGTCGTCGGGCGGCGGTAGTCCGCCCACCGGTGTCCTGTCCGGCGAAGCGACCGCGTCGACCCCGCCGCCGAATCCCAACATGTTCGCCCGCACCGCCTCCGTCAGCGCATCCAGCCTGCCGTGGCAGGCGCTGAATCCCCCTCCGCCTGCGCAGCCTGCGCCGCCGCCGTCCGCCCCGCCGAAGGACGGGAACCGCAAGAAGCTGCTGATCGCCGCAGGCGCCATCGCGGCGGTGCTGGTGTTGGTGGTCGCCAGCGTCTTCATCGTCACGTCGTCGCGCCACAGCGGTGGAGGTGAGGCGGCGCCGCCATCACCGCCGACCACCGAACCGCCGCCCGCATGGAAGCCGATCGCCGACGCACCCGCCGCCACCTACGCGTCGGCCGCCACCGAAGCCGACGGCACCATCTGGATTTTCGGCGGCATGGGCGCCGACAACCGGCTGCTCGGTGGCCACGAGGGCTACGACCCCGCCATCGACAGTTGGAAGAGCGGCGACGACCTACCCGTTCCCGTGCAGCACGCGATGTCGGCGACGTGGCAGGACACCCCTGTCGTGGTCGGCGGCTGGCGCACCGAAGGCGCCGATTCCAAGGTCGCGACGGACCGGGTGTGGCGCGTGGTCAACAGCCGATGGACCGAGTTGCCGCCGCTGTTGCAGCCGCGGGCAGCTGCGGCCGCCGCCGTCGTGGGCGACCGGATCATCGTCACCGGGGGAGTCGGGGCCGACGACAAACCACTCGCCACCACCGAGATCTTCGACGGCACGTCATGGAAGCTCGGCGCTCCGATCCCCACCGCGCGACAGTTGGCCGGTGCGGCATCGGACGGCAAGCTGGTGTACGTCCTCGGCGGGTCCACCGGGGCCGCCGACGTGGCGACGGTCGAGGCGTATGACCCGGCGACGGACACCTGGACGACCCTGCCTGAGATGCCCGGTCGACGCAGCGACCTCGGAGTGGCCTATGCCGACGGCCGGCTCGTCGCGGTGGGTGGCATGTCAGGTGGCCAACCGAGCAAGAGCGTGGTCGCGCTCGATCTGATGACCCAATCGTGGAGTGGCCTCCCCGACCTCGGCACAGCGCGGCACGGCATGGCGGTCGCGGGAGTCGGGAAGACCGTGTACGCGATCGGCGGGTCGACCGGCCCCGGCGACAGCCAGATCACGGCATCCGCAGAAGCCTTGCGGCTGGCGCCGCGCAAACCGCAACCGGCGCCGGCGTGGCAGTCCCTGCCGGACGCGCCGACCGCGAGGTTGATGATGGCGTGGACCGTGCAGGACGGAAAGATCTGGGTGGCGGGCGGCATTCGCGAAGGCGAAACACTGCAAACGGTGGAGAGTTTCGACCCCAAGACGGGAGTGTGGCAGACGCAGCCGCCGCTGCCGGTGCCCCTGCATCACGCCACAGGGGCTACATACCGCGGCGAGGTGGTCGTGATCGGCGGCGCGACAGACCAGATCGCGGAGGCGTCGAACAAGGTGTTCGCGTTGCGGGGCGGCACCTGGACGGAACTGCCTGCCCTGCAACATGCCCGGGCCGCGGCAGGGGCTGCCGTCGTCGGCGACAAGCTCGTCGTCGTCGGCGGGCAGAACAACAAGCAACTCGTCCCGCAGACCGAGGTGTTCGACGGCAAGTCCTGGACGCAGGCAGCCGACTTGCCAACGCCGCGTGAGCATTTGGCGGCGGTGTCCGACGGCACCTATGTGTACGCGGTCGGCGGCCGAATGCTGTCCGCGGACGAGAACTCGGCAGCGTTGGAGCGGTACGACCCGGCCTCGGGTAACTGGGAGAAGTTGGCGGACATGCCGACTCCGCGCGGAAGCTACGGCGCCACGTTCATCGACGGCCGCATCGTGGCGGTCGGCGGCGAGGAGCCGACGCGGGTGTTGGCCACCGTCGAGATGTACGACGTGACGAACGGGAAGTGGAGCGAGGCGGCGCCGCTCGGCACACCGCGGCACGGCCAGGTGGTGGCCGCGGACGGGTCGGCCGTCTACTGCATCGGCGGTGCGGACCGGCCGTCGCATGAAGGGGCCATCGCCACTGTCGAGGAACTCGAATTCATTTAG
- a CDS encoding FHA domain-containing protein, producing the protein MSSHLEVSKPSGRELVPLTGQRVTLGKAASNDVPLEHDETVSRLHAVFENLGFAWSIRDLGSRNGTYLNGEKITAERVLRSGDEVRVGRSKVVFWEVKDSGDGRLDEETKTAATVELPPRLTRRELDVLVVLCRPLVSDDPFPEPASVRRMATELFVTEAAVKQHLQNLYDKFSIPQEGDRRVRLANEALRRGAVTIAQLRNPAK; encoded by the coding sequence ATGTCTTCCCACCTGGAAGTCTCGAAGCCGTCCGGACGCGAGTTGGTCCCGCTGACCGGTCAACGGGTGACGCTGGGCAAAGCCGCCAGCAATGACGTCCCGCTCGAACACGACGAAACCGTCTCGCGGCTGCACGCGGTATTCGAGAACCTCGGTTTCGCCTGGTCGATCCGCGATCTCGGCAGCCGCAACGGCACCTACCTCAACGGCGAGAAGATCACGGCCGAACGCGTGCTGCGCTCCGGTGACGAGGTCCGCGTCGGCCGGTCCAAGGTGGTGTTCTGGGAGGTGAAAGACTCAGGCGACGGGAGGCTCGACGAGGAGACCAAGACCGCTGCGACCGTCGAACTGCCGCCCCGGCTGACCCGGCGCGAACTCGACGTCTTGGTGGTGTTGTGCCGGCCGTTGGTCTCCGACGACCCGTTCCCCGAGCCCGCGTCGGTCCGGCGGATGGCCACCGAGCTTTTCGTCACCGAGGCCGCGGTCAAGCAGCATCTGCAGAACCTCTACGACAAGTTCTCGATCCCGCAGGAGGGTGACCGCCGGGTCCGGCTGGCCAACGAGGCGCTGCGCCGCGGCGCGGTCACCATCGCGCAACTGCGCAACCCCGCTAAATGA
- a CDS encoding alpha/beta hydrolase, with the protein MPIEYRDVQVNGIRVEIYGSASERPPLLFVHGGCHGSWSWQKMAPWLAERGWLAVCLNWLGHHGSRDLPRTEALSRSILDVTTEIGQVAESLDDLPVVIGHSMGGLASLAYAYVHPVAGLALLAPVVPAGFGTQPIDLPVDPATLWTPPEEMVDAAWWGDVSPDEAQRYRSLLCAESPRAVLEATRWLCEVDTRPLRVPALVFAAELDLLVPAQAVLSLGKDIDADCITLANTGHGIPLNPVWNDAAVAIDEWLVANRQ; encoded by the coding sequence TTGCCCATTGAGTACCGCGATGTCCAGGTCAACGGGATCCGCGTCGAGATATATGGCAGCGCATCGGAGCGGCCGCCGCTATTGTTCGTGCACGGCGGATGCCACGGAAGTTGGTCCTGGCAGAAGATGGCCCCGTGGCTGGCTGAGCGCGGTTGGCTCGCTGTGTGCCTCAACTGGTTGGGCCATCACGGCTCCCGGGACCTGCCGCGTACCGAAGCGTTGTCGCGATCGATCCTCGACGTGACGACCGAGATCGGCCAGGTCGCCGAAAGTCTGGACGACCTGCCGGTGGTCATCGGCCACAGCATGGGCGGACTGGCGAGCCTGGCCTATGCGTACGTCCATCCTGTCGCAGGACTGGCGTTGCTCGCCCCCGTGGTGCCTGCCGGATTCGGTACGCAGCCAATCGACCTGCCGGTCGATCCGGCGACATTGTGGACACCGCCTGAAGAGATGGTCGACGCAGCGTGGTGGGGCGATGTCAGTCCCGACGAGGCGCAGCGGTACAGGTCTCTGCTGTGCGCGGAGTCGCCGCGGGCCGTTCTGGAAGCGACGCGATGGCTCTGCGAGGTGGACACCCGCCCCTTGCGCGTGCCCGCCCTGGTTTTCGCCGCGGAGTTGGACCTGCTGGTGCCCGCCCAGGCTGTGCTGTCTCTCGGCAAGGACATCGACGCGGATTGCATCACGCTGGCGAACACCGGTCACGGAATTCCGCTCAATCCGGTGTGGAACGACGCGGCGGTGGCGATAGACGAGTGGCTCGTCGCTAACCGGCAGTGA
- a CDS encoding nuclear transport factor 2 family protein: protein MSQEANRRIAYLLLRLAVGCSLFGHGLVRIPIVGSFHEHVTREFATSIVPGILVSAVAYALPFVECCTGALLILGLFTRVALVVGTLTMTVFIFGSTTVQNWSVIGEQLIHAAILAALIAALQHNAYSIDTVMRRRVMRPFERLFGKGVSIPLLGAAVIGIALCCIAPSAASPDDDEQASQRQQEIVRAFANAVVHDDHAGIARNATPDIEWTIPGTSVISGRTTGIDNVLRLADIFATYGLHISPLGSTFGVDTVAVRLHDTGEHNGKRIDQDVINVLTIRDDKVAGVTATLTDVSSFDAYFS, encoded by the coding sequence ATGAGTCAAGAGGCTAACCGCAGGATTGCCTATCTCCTGCTGAGGCTGGCCGTGGGCTGCAGCCTGTTCGGGCACGGCCTGGTTCGGATCCCCATCGTGGGTAGCTTCCACGAGCACGTGACACGCGAATTCGCCACTTCCATCGTGCCGGGCATCCTGGTGTCCGCCGTCGCGTACGCGTTGCCGTTCGTCGAGTGCTGTACCGGCGCGCTGTTGATCCTCGGTTTGTTCACCAGAGTCGCGTTGGTGGTCGGCACGCTGACCATGACGGTTTTCATCTTCGGGTCGACCACCGTGCAGAACTGGTCGGTGATCGGCGAGCAGTTGATTCACGCCGCGATCCTGGCCGCACTGATCGCGGCCCTTCAGCACAACGCGTACTCCATCGATACGGTGATGAGAAGACGCGTGATGCGGCCCTTTGAGCGCTTGTTTGGGAAAGGCGTATCGATTCCACTTTTGGGCGCGGCCGTCATTGGGATCGCTCTTTGTTGTATTGCGCCTAGTGCGGCGTCACCGGACGACGACGAACAGGCGAGTCAGCGGCAGCAGGAGATCGTCAGGGCGTTCGCCAATGCCGTGGTGCATGACGATCATGCCGGCATCGCGCGAAACGCTACTCCTGACATCGAGTGGACGATCCCCGGTACCAGCGTGATTTCGGGTCGGACGACGGGAATCGATAACGTCCTCCGACTCGCCGACATCTTCGCTACGTACGGCCTGCACATCTCACCGCTGGGATCTACGTTCGGGGTGGACACAGTTGCGGTCAGACTGCACGACACTGGCGAACACAACGGCAAGCGCATTGACCAGGACGTGATCAACGTCCTCACGATTCGTGACGACAAGGTCGCGGGCGTGACTGCGACCCTGACCGACGTCAGTTCATTCGACGCGTACTTCTCTTGA
- a CDS encoding helix-turn-helix domain-containing protein: MTILQGQLADRESWSPVGICQIEKTMDLVGTKSAMLIMREAYYGTSRFEDFRRRVGLSRAVTSARLTELVAVGLLERRSYREPSRRSRDEYVVTEAGVDFMPVVWAMFEWGRRHLPGSPALQLAHRDCGAEATVEICCARGHQVPADELVVQLPPGAKLV, from the coding sequence ATGACAATCCTTCAAGGTCAGCTCGCCGACCGCGAATCATGGTCACCGGTCGGCATCTGCCAGATCGAGAAGACCATGGATTTGGTTGGCACGAAATCCGCCATGTTGATCATGCGGGAGGCCTACTACGGCACCTCCCGCTTCGAGGATTTCCGGCGGCGGGTCGGACTCAGCAGAGCGGTGACTTCGGCACGGCTGACCGAACTTGTCGCTGTCGGCCTGCTGGAGCGAAGGTCCTACAGGGAACCTAGCCGCCGCAGCCGCGACGAGTATGTCGTCACCGAAGCCGGAGTGGATTTCATGCCCGTGGTGTGGGCGATGTTCGAGTGGGGCAGACGGCACCTTCCGGGTAGTCCAGCATTGCAGCTCGCCCATCGTGACTGCGGCGCCGAAGCCACCGTCGAGATCTGTTGCGCGCGTGGACATCAAGTGCCCGCCGACGAACTCGTCGTTCAGCTTCCGCCGGGGGCCAAGCTGGTCTAG
- a CDS encoding NmrA family NAD(P)-binding protein, with product MTTILVTTANGDTGRPMVDQLLGSGVDVRAMVRTDDARAQRLRDAGAEVVFGDLLSFRDVRAALDGVQRAYFNFPVGEGLVEAAVMFAQAAREQDLELIVNMSHIQSRPYARSKATQNHWLSEQVFDWSSVPTTNLRVTFFMEWLTYIAHLIRYDRYVMPYDADSRFAPIAGRDIAATAAAILADPEAHAGRTYTLTGPVEYSHRELAAEVGRVLGRDLPFERTTVSTFLDLLGIPDDTAKLRHFEAVTIDQQEGRLAGVTDTAPTILGRPLSTVEDFVNDNRALFELAYAATTV from the coding sequence ATGACGACAATCTTGGTGACGACGGCCAATGGCGATACTGGACGCCCGATGGTCGACCAGCTGCTCGGCAGCGGCGTTGACGTGAGGGCAATGGTGCGCACAGACGACGCCCGCGCCCAACGGCTTCGCGACGCCGGTGCCGAGGTGGTCTTCGGCGACCTGCTCAGTTTTCGCGATGTGCGGGCGGCACTCGACGGCGTGCAGCGCGCCTACTTCAACTTCCCGGTCGGCGAAGGACTTGTCGAGGCGGCGGTGATGTTCGCGCAGGCCGCCCGCGAGCAGGACCTCGAACTGATCGTCAACATGTCGCACATTCAGTCGCGCCCCTACGCCCGCAGCAAGGCGACCCAGAACCACTGGCTCTCCGAGCAGGTCTTCGACTGGTCGAGCGTGCCGACCACCAATCTGCGGGTCACGTTCTTCATGGAATGGCTGACCTACATCGCGCATCTGATCCGGTACGACCGCTACGTCATGCCCTATGACGCCGACAGTCGGTTCGCCCCGATCGCCGGACGCGACATCGCAGCGACCGCGGCCGCAATCCTGGCCGACCCCGAGGCGCACGCCGGCCGCACCTACACGTTGACCGGCCCCGTCGAATACAGCCACCGGGAACTGGCCGCTGAAGTCGGCCGGGTGCTCGGCAGGGACCTGCCGTTCGAACGAACCACCGTGTCGACGTTCCTGGACCTGCTCGGCATCCCCGATGACACCGCCAAGCTCAGGCACTTCGAGGCCGTGACAATCGATCAGCAGGAGGGACGGCTGGCCGGCGTCACCGACACGGCGCCGACCATCCTCGGGCGCCCGTTGAGCACCGTCGAGGACTTCGTCAACGACAACCGGGCCTTGTTCGAACTCGCCTACGCCGCGACGACCGTCTGA
- a CDS encoding response regulator transcription factor, protein MYRPDGSPIRVLLVDDERALTNLVRMALQYEGWEIDVAHDAAEAVQKYRANAPDIIVLDIMLPDMDGLGVLQQIRNADTYTPTLFLTARDSVVDRVTGLTAGGDDYMTKPFSLEELVARLRGLLRRSAYLTPADDETLTVGDLELDGVSREVTRAGDPISLTSTEFELLRFLMRNPRRALSRKEILHRVWDYDFGGRSSIVDLYVSYLRKKVDARRQPMIHTVRGVGYMLRPSE, encoded by the coding sequence ATGTACCGCCCCGACGGATCACCGATCCGGGTGCTCCTTGTCGACGACGAACGCGCGCTGACCAACCTGGTCCGGATGGCGCTGCAGTACGAGGGCTGGGAGATCGACGTCGCCCATGACGCGGCAGAGGCGGTGCAAAAGTACCGCGCGAACGCACCCGACATCATCGTGCTCGACATCATGCTGCCGGATATGGACGGCCTTGGTGTGCTGCAGCAGATCCGTAACGCCGACACCTACACCCCGACGCTGTTCCTGACCGCGCGCGACTCCGTGGTCGATCGGGTCACCGGGTTGACCGCGGGCGGTGACGACTACATGACCAAGCCGTTCTCCCTTGAGGAGTTGGTGGCCCGGTTGCGCGGGCTGCTTCGTCGGTCGGCATATCTGACGCCCGCCGACGACGAGACGTTGACGGTCGGCGACCTCGAACTCGACGGCGTCAGCCGCGAGGTCACCCGCGCGGGCGATCCGATCTCGCTGACGTCGACCGAGTTCGAACTGCTGCGGTTCCTGATGCGCAATCCCCGACGGGCGTTGAGCCGCAAGGAGATTCTGCATCGCGTCTGGGACTACGATTTCGGCGGCCGGTCCAGCATCGTCGATTTGTACGTTTCGTACCTGCGCAAGAAGGTCGACGCCCGACGACAGCCGATGATCCACACCGTGCGCGGCGTCGGCTACATGCTGCGGCCGTCCGAATGA